In one window of Chanodichthys erythropterus isolate Z2021 chromosome 23, ASM2448905v1, whole genome shotgun sequence DNA:
- the LOC137014336 gene encoding uncharacterized protein, with protein sequence MAESKNRSFCCVPGCSCCNQKQPYLSFHSFPSDQATRNLWIHTVRREEGPNFSVRKGNTYVCSRHFAKEDYFGGTTISRLKSGVVPSLFPWNNFTAPLKRESVFERVNKRQLVPSQADDNSAASKAIKMDHDYVTHPPAGALDEALGYIEDLEARLKRVDLPSPTLFSRYWASDDQIRFYTKFPSEGLFRIFWESIAPSASRLVYWTKAKRIGDEACPEPSPPRIMPLIDEFLMYSFRVAVGMKEQLIADMFNVSIATVSRVTITWANYLFIVLSSVKIWIKREKVKLSMPPKFQKYCPICQK encoded by the exons ATGGCAGAGTCCAAAAACAGAAGTTTTTGTTGTGTCCCGGGTTGTTCGTGTTGTAACCAAAAACAACCATACctctcatttcattcatttccatCTGACCAAGCAACAAGAAACTTGTGGATTCATACTGTAAGAAGAGAAGAAGGGCCGAATTTCTCTGTGAGGAAAGGCAACACTTACGTCTGTAGCAGACACTTTGCCAAGGAGGATTACTTCGGTGGAACAACTATCAGTCGCCTTAAAAGTGGTGTTGTCCCAAGCCTGTTCCCTTGGAACAATTTTACAGCACCACTCAAAAGGGAGTCTGTATTTGAAAGGGTGAACAAACGTCAGCTGGTCCCCTCCCAGGCGGATGACAACAGTGCAGCTTCTAAGGCTATTAAAATGGATCACGACTATGTGACACACCCACCCGCAG GAGCACTGGATGAGGCCCTGGGTTACATTGAAGATTTGGAAGCCAGACTGAAGAGAGTAGACCTGCCATCTCCCACCCTCTTCAGCAGATATTGGGCATCAGATGACCAAATCAGATTCTACACTAAATTTCCATCTGAGGGTTTATTTAGAATCTTTTGGGAGTCTATCGCACCATCTGCCTCTCGACTGGTGTACTGGACCAAGGCAAAGAGGATCGGGGATGAAGCCTGTCCTGAACCCAGCCCACCTCGCATCATGCCATTAATTGATGAGTTTTTGATGTACTCTTTCCGGGTTGCTGTGGGCATGAAAGAGCAGCTAATTGCTGACATGTTTAATGTGAGCATTGCCACTGTCAGCAGGGTTACCATCACCTGGGCTAATTATCTTTTTATCGTGCTGTCCTCAGTCAAAATCTGGATCAAAAGGGAAAAGGTCAAATTAAGTATGCCACCGAAATTCCAGAAATACTGTCCTATATGTCAGAAATAA